In Paraburkholderia sp. BL10I2N1, a single genomic region encodes these proteins:
- the tssK gene encoding type VI secretion system baseplate subunit TssK, with the protein MADALPGVRDLGQGIPADRQSVVVFAALALLDANGNNCRLDETSLARPRRSYREFAKVMDLNGTNEVEIATERHAIRLLFDFEPHADDTVCAIARLTRATNGQFQVDHRFVPPCLTLASHPLHIERINRLADILQAKSLALGSRRSERIEQVAEYGVADAQLFWLLHCIHAAWPHLRLYASHPARPPEHLYITLAELASALMTFSTGARLIDIPAYDHATG; encoded by the coding sequence GTGGCTGACGCGCTCCCGGGAGTGCGTGACCTCGGCCAGGGCATTCCCGCCGACCGCCAAAGCGTTGTCGTGTTCGCCGCGCTTGCACTCCTGGATGCCAACGGCAACAACTGCCGCCTTGATGAGACCTCACTCGCGCGTCCGCGGCGTTCGTATCGTGAATTTGCGAAGGTCATGGACCTGAACGGCACGAATGAGGTTGAAATTGCGACAGAGCGTCACGCGATCCGGCTGCTCTTCGATTTTGAGCCGCATGCCGATGACACGGTATGCGCCATCGCACGGCTCACGCGCGCGACCAACGGCCAGTTCCAGGTCGATCACCGGTTCGTGCCCCCCTGCCTGACGCTCGCCAGTCACCCGCTCCATATCGAGCGGATCAACCGCCTTGCAGACATTCTGCAGGCAAAAAGTCTCGCACTGGGCTCGCGCCGCAGCGAGCGCATCGAGCAGGTCGCGGAATACGGTGTCGCCGATGCCCAGCTCTTCTGGCTGCTGCACTGCATTCACGCGGCGTGGCCGCATCTGCGGCTTTATGCCTCGCATCCGGCCCGCCCGCCTGAGCACCTATATATCACGCTCGCCGAACTCGCCAGTGCACTGATGACGTTCTCCACCGGGGCCCGGCTCATTGATATCCCGGCATATGACCATGCAACGGGCTGA
- the tssK gene encoding type VI secretion system baseplate subunit TssK: protein MRIDKPLWHDGLILSQQHFQQQDRWTEFALQQLVAAAFADPWGTLRVEVDEEALATGRLKLTRLKGPFPRRHAFRHDGG, encoded by the coding sequence ATGCGAATCGACAAACCACTCTGGCACGACGGCCTCATCCTCTCGCAGCAGCACTTCCAGCAACAGGACCGGTGGACGGAATTTGCCCTGCAGCAGCTCGTTGCCGCGGCTTTTGCCGACCCATGGGGAACGCTCCGGGTCGAAGTCGACGAGGAAGCACTCGCGACGGGACGGCTGAAACTTACCCGCCTCAAGGGGCCGTTTCCCCGACGGCACGCCTTTCGACACGACGGTGGCTGA
- the tssK gene encoding type VI secretion system baseplate subunit TssK, which produces MQRADEVFAKARVEDPPKLLDAIIPSRVVSIGPHAQRPDNLDGPSFLTSASPQGPRDWYLSVNAPMPVFELVEQFPRLCKIGAPE; this is translated from the coding sequence ATGCAACGGGCTGACGAGGTATTCGCGAAAGCTCGAGTCGAAGATCCGCCGAAACTGCTGGATGCGATCATTCCGTCGCGTGTAGTGTCGATCGGCCCTCACGCGCAAAGGCCCGACAACCTGGACGGGCCCAGTTTCTTGACGAGCGCATCACCGCAGGGGCCGCGGGACTGGTACCTCTCGGTCAATGCGCCGATGCCGGTATTCGAACTCGTCGAACAGTTCCCGCGATTGTGCAAGATCGGTGCACCCGAATGA
- the tssK gene encoding type VI secretion system baseplate subunit TssK, protein MHPNDVEHIINSALLGIPLNAVQRVPGAIPVRLDNQYFALDSTSTVHAKMLACPGPVQVYLPGIRAPTPPLELYAVLRS, encoded by the coding sequence GTGCACCCGAATGATGTCGAGCACATCATCAATTCGGCACTGCTGGGTATTCCGCTCAATGCCGTGCAACGGGTGCCCGGCGCCATTCCGGTGCGACTGGACAATCAGTACTTCGCACTCGACTCCACGAGTACTGTGCACGCGAAGATGCTCGCTTGCCCCGGGCCTGTCCAGGTCTACCTCCCCGGCATCCGTGCCCCGACGCCACCCCTCGAACTGTATGCGGTGCTGCGCTCATGA
- the tssB gene encoding type VI secretion system contractile sheath small subunit has protein sequence MDSFQREIPKSRVSITLDLHTGGAQKKVELPLKLLVAGDFSAGREHAPLAERKKVNIDKNNFDAVLADYAPDLKFAAENTLASDGTELPVNLSFRSMKDFEPEQVARQIPELQALLAMRHLLRDLKSNLLDNGTFRREFEKILKDKRLSDKLRGELGQIATAATQPEGHA, from the coding sequence ATGGACAGTTTTCAGCGAGAAATCCCGAAAAGTCGCGTATCAATTACGCTAGACCTTCATACGGGAGGGGCACAGAAGAAGGTCGAACTGCCGCTCAAGCTGCTCGTCGCGGGTGACTTCAGCGCGGGCCGTGAGCACGCGCCACTGGCCGAGCGCAAGAAAGTCAATATCGACAAGAACAACTTCGATGCCGTGCTGGCCGACTATGCACCGGACCTGAAGTTTGCGGCCGAAAATACGCTGGCCAGCGACGGCACCGAACTGCCGGTGAACCTGTCGTTTCGTTCGATGAAGGATTTCGAGCCGGAGCAGGTCGCGCGCCAGATTCCGGAACTTCAGGCGCTGCTCGCGATGCGTCACCTGCTGCGCGACCTGAAATCGAACCTGCTCGACAACGGTACCTTCCGTCGCGAGTTCGAGAAGATTCTGAAGGACAAGCGGCTGTCTGACAAGCTGCGCGGCGAACTGGGGCAGATCGCCACGGCCGCTACGCAACCGGAAGGGCATGCCTGA